In a genomic window of Agrobacterium tumefaciens:
- a CDS encoding MgtC/SapB family protein produces the protein MTELMLRFGVAIAIGLLVGLERGWRERDELEGKRVAGIRTFSITGLLGAVIAALSQLSGAPWMLVIGFSVLGALVGWFQFWKASQDEDFSVTVVIAALCVFALGALAVVGDYKVAAAGGAALAGLLASREILHSLLKRLTWPEVRSAVLLAGMTTIVLPLLPNRTIDPWGGLNPHEVWLFTVLTAALSYLGYIAVRMLGPTKGTLITGLSGGIISSTSVTVALAKSAHGVMNAFPLAGGASLAAMVSIIRVCIVVALLKPDLLKIIAPSAIAAALAFGLCGLLLLSFGHAQKADESSLPRNPFDLMQLLIFAAGFAVVSTLSAALVERFGSVSVLASSALSGVFDVDVAVLSAIRLDGAIISTGQVGEAILMAIVANGAGRLSLAMVAGPSRFWLPLSGATLLAAGIGAAVFFVTDFS, from the coding sequence ATGACAGAGCTGATGCTTAGGTTTGGCGTCGCTATCGCCATAGGGCTGCTGGTCGGGTTGGAACGGGGCTGGCGTGAACGCGACGAACTGGAAGGCAAGCGTGTTGCCGGCATAAGAACGTTCTCAATCACGGGACTGCTCGGCGCTGTGATCGCAGCTCTCTCCCAACTGTCTGGGGCTCCCTGGATGCTTGTTATTGGATTTTCAGTGTTGGGTGCATTAGTCGGCTGGTTCCAGTTTTGGAAGGCGAGTCAGGACGAAGATTTCAGCGTCACGGTCGTAATTGCGGCGCTGTGTGTCTTCGCATTGGGTGCACTCGCTGTTGTCGGTGATTACAAAGTGGCCGCCGCTGGTGGAGCAGCTTTGGCAGGGCTTCTGGCCAGCAGGGAAATCCTCCATTCTCTGCTGAAGCGGTTGACATGGCCTGAAGTCAGGTCGGCGGTCCTCCTGGCTGGGATGACCACAATCGTACTGCCGCTGCTGCCGAACCGGACCATTGATCCGTGGGGTGGATTAAATCCTCACGAGGTTTGGCTGTTCACCGTCCTGACGGCCGCACTGTCCTATCTCGGCTACATTGCTGTCCGCATGCTTGGACCGACGAAGGGTACCCTTATCACTGGACTGTCGGGCGGCATTATCTCATCGACATCGGTCACCGTCGCCTTGGCGAAAAGCGCACATGGTGTAATGAATGCCTTTCCACTGGCGGGCGGGGCTTCGCTTGCAGCAATGGTCTCGATTATCCGTGTCTGCATCGTAGTCGCTCTGCTGAAACCTGATTTGCTAAAGATAATTGCGCCATCGGCGATTGCTGCAGCGTTGGCATTTGGCCTGTGCGGTTTGCTATTGCTTTCGTTCGGGCACGCGCAGAAGGCCGACGAGAGCTCGCTCCCCCGCAATCCTTTTGACCTTATGCAGTTGCTGATATTTGCTGCAGGTTTCGCGGTTGTTTCAACGCTCAGCGCGGCCTTGGTCGAGCGATTTGGGTCAGTCAGTGTTCTTGCGAGTTCTGCTCTGTCTGGCGTGTTCGATGTCGATGTTGCCGTGCTGAGTGCAATTCGCCTCGATGGTGCTATCATTTCGACAGGTCAGGTAGGAGAGGCTATCCTCATGGCAATAGTCGCAAACGGGGCTGGACGCCTTTCACTGGCAATGGTCGCCGGACCCAGTCGATTTTGGCTTCCCCTTTCCGGAGCGACGTTGCTTGCAGCGGGAATTGGCGCGGCCGTCTTCTTTGTCACCGATTTCTCGTGA
- a CDS encoding hybrid sensor histidine kinase/response regulator, with protein sequence MSAINTRFFLSTGRVARIPNGDTRALVYAPIGRDAQIAASLLKEAGVSSTTVADIASFVAGLGDNIAFAVLTEEAFRSADLKGIFAWIAAQPSWSDLPFIILTNRGGGPERNPTAARLSEVLGNVSFVERPFHATTFISVARSAMRGRRRQFDARARMEALDEGERRLQTALAAGRLGAWELDLATNELTTSATCRLIFGRGPDEEFSYADLLASVHPDDFERMQLAVRATIETGADYAIEYRTVWNDGSTHWVEIRAQLYRDRTGKAIKLVGVSADITSRLKAEEHQRQLNEVLEESVAERTRELEEAYATVMEEVSQRERAEQHLRQSQKMEAIGQLTGGVAHDFNNLLMAVLGNLELLRKCVGNDARAIRLIEGAQQGAKRGASLTQRLLAFSRRQDLRIDPVDMRALVTGMEDLLKRSVGSTVVIKTDVPDHLPLVSADANQVELALLNLVVNARDAMPDGGEIVIGLDHVHQNVQAGELAAGNYVALSVVDQGHGMDRDTLQKAIEPFFSTKELGKGTGLGLSMIHGLASQLKGDLKLTSELGKGTRAELWIPISTSEITNDSAAIEVSAGPTASASGPKRILLVDDDPLIAMSSADMLMDLGHDVVEAHSGKEALEQLGDGTGFDLLITDYSMPGMTGGDLAIAVRHIVPKLPILIASGYAELPPGVDLDVSRLGKPYTQDQLERELHKLFNDPILTGHVVRNGQ encoded by the coding sequence TTGTCGGCGATCAACACCCGCTTCTTCCTCTCAACGGGGAGGGTAGCAAGAATTCCTAACGGCGACACACGCGCACTTGTCTATGCTCCGATCGGCCGCGATGCGCAAATTGCAGCGTCACTCCTGAAGGAAGCTGGTGTATCTTCCACCACCGTGGCTGACATTGCGTCGTTTGTCGCAGGTCTGGGGGACAACATCGCCTTCGCTGTGTTGACCGAGGAGGCATTTCGTTCAGCGGACCTGAAAGGGATTTTTGCTTGGATCGCAGCGCAGCCCAGTTGGTCTGATTTGCCATTCATTATCCTGACAAACCGCGGCGGAGGACCTGAACGCAACCCGACTGCGGCGAGGCTCTCTGAGGTTCTGGGAAATGTGAGCTTTGTCGAGCGACCTTTTCATGCGACGACTTTCATAAGTGTTGCCCGGTCGGCCATGCGCGGTCGCCGGCGGCAGTTCGATGCCCGGGCCCGAATGGAAGCACTCGATGAAGGCGAGCGTCGCCTCCAGACGGCCCTTGCCGCCGGCCGGCTTGGCGCGTGGGAGCTCGATCTTGCAACCAATGAACTGACCACTTCGGCAACATGTCGATTAATTTTTGGCCGCGGTCCCGACGAAGAGTTTTCCTATGCGGACCTCTTAGCATCGGTCCATCCTGATGACTTCGAGCGCATGCAGTTGGCTGTTCGAGCAACGATCGAAACGGGCGCCGACTACGCGATAGAATACCGAACGGTCTGGAATGACGGGTCTACCCACTGGGTGGAGATCCGTGCCCAGCTCTACAGGGACCGCACTGGCAAGGCCATCAAGCTTGTTGGCGTATCGGCCGACATAACCTCACGTCTGAAAGCGGAAGAGCATCAACGGCAGTTGAATGAGGTTCTGGAAGAGAGCGTCGCGGAGCGAACGCGTGAACTGGAAGAAGCATATGCTACTGTCATGGAAGAGGTAAGCCAACGAGAACGAGCTGAGCAACACTTGCGCCAGTCCCAGAAGATGGAAGCGATCGGCCAACTCACCGGCGGCGTGGCGCACGATTTCAACAACCTCCTGATGGCCGTCCTCGGTAATCTTGAGTTGCTGCGAAAGTGCGTTGGCAATGACGCAAGGGCAATCCGCCTCATCGAGGGTGCCCAACAGGGCGCAAAACGTGGCGCTTCCCTCACCCAACGGCTTCTCGCTTTCTCGCGCAGGCAGGACCTACGCATTGACCCGGTCGATATGCGAGCGCTGGTTACCGGAATGGAAGACCTTCTGAAAAGGTCCGTCGGCTCGACCGTGGTGATCAAAACTGACGTGCCAGATCACCTTCCTCTGGTCTCGGCCGACGCCAACCAGGTCGAGCTCGCGCTCCTCAATCTCGTTGTCAATGCCCGTGATGCCATGCCTGACGGAGGCGAGATCGTTATCGGGCTGGACCATGTCCATCAGAACGTCCAGGCCGGTGAGCTTGCGGCAGGCAATTACGTCGCCCTCTCGGTCGTCGACCAGGGCCACGGAATGGATCGTGACACACTGCAAAAGGCTATCGAGCCGTTTTTTTCGACCAAGGAACTTGGAAAAGGCACCGGACTTGGTCTTTCCATGATCCATGGCCTGGCGTCCCAGTTGAAAGGCGACCTCAAGCTGACAAGCGAACTGGGTAAGGGCACAAGGGCGGAACTGTGGATCCCAATCTCGACATCCGAAATCACAAATGACTCCGCAGCGATTGAGGTCTCGGCTGGCCCGACCGCGAGCGCATCAGGACCGAAACGAATACTGCTGGTGGATGACGACCCTCTCATAGCGATGAGCTCAGCCGATATGCTGATGGACCTCGGTCACGATGTCGTTGAAGCGCATTCGGGGAAAGAGGCACTGGAACAGCTGGGAGACGGAACCGGCTTTGACCTCCTGATCACCGACTATTCAATGCCTGGTATGACCGGCGGAGATCTGGCAATTGCAGTGCGCCATATTGTCCCAAAGCTTCCGATACTCATCGCCTCGGGCTATGCAGAACTGCCGCCTGGAGTTGATCTTGACGTTTCCCGGCTCGGCAAGCCTTATACGCAGGATCAGCTTGAGCGGGAGCTTCATAAGCTGTTCAACGATCCAATCCTGACAGGCCACGTTGTCAGGAATGGACAGTAA
- a CDS encoding ATPase domain-containing protein, with protein sequence MHQVLSQKAETGVKGLDDVLSGGFTRRHVFLLEGSPGTGKTTIALQFLIEGEIRGERCLYISLSETDEELRDCARSHGMEIGSGIEIFELVPPESLLDAEQQQSLLYSSDLELGETTKLIFQAFERIKPQRVVIDSLSEIRLLAQSSLRYRRQILALKHFFARSDATVLLLDDMTSENFDKTVHSVVHGVIHLEQLAPDYGSERRRLRVIKYRGQSFRGGYHDFTIKTGGVAVFPRLRAIEHRTEFERTTLSSGLSQFDGLLGGGVERGSSTLLIGPAGTGKSLFALQFVNAAVERGEKAAVFIFDEELGLLYARTRSMGIDLEKLQADGHVHIEQLDAAELSPGEFAQRVRDRVSTFDAKTVVIDSINGYQASMPEENALILHMHELLQYLNRQGANTFLTVAQHGLVGDMKSPVDVTYLADSVILLRYFEALGKVRRAVSVIKKRTGPHEDTIREFRISGNGLTLGEPLSDFQGILRGVPNFVGDQHPLLPLNGEGSKNS encoded by the coding sequence ATGCATCAGGTTTTAAGTCAAAAAGCAGAAACTGGCGTCAAGGGACTGGATGATGTTCTTTCCGGTGGCTTTACGCGCAGGCATGTCTTTTTACTTGAGGGCTCTCCAGGGACGGGCAAAACAACGATTGCTTTGCAGTTCCTTATTGAAGGAGAAATACGCGGCGAGCGCTGCCTTTACATCAGCCTGTCGGAAACGGACGAAGAATTGCGCGATTGCGCCAGATCGCATGGCATGGAGATTGGTAGCGGGATCGAGATATTTGAACTCGTCCCCCCGGAAAGCCTTCTCGACGCCGAGCAACAGCAAAGCCTGCTCTACTCCTCAGATCTCGAGTTGGGTGAAACGACAAAACTGATTTTCCAAGCCTTTGAGCGGATCAAACCCCAGCGCGTCGTAATTGATAGCCTCTCTGAAATTCGCCTTCTAGCGCAGAGTTCGTTGCGATACCGCAGACAAATCCTCGCATTGAAACACTTCTTCGCTCGCTCCGATGCAACGGTGCTGCTGCTTGATGACATGACGTCGGAAAATTTTGACAAGACGGTCCATAGCGTAGTCCACGGTGTCATTCATCTCGAACAGCTTGCTCCCGATTACGGCTCCGAGCGGCGTCGGTTGAGAGTGATCAAGTATCGCGGTCAGTCGTTTCGCGGCGGCTATCATGATTTCACTATCAAGACTGGTGGCGTTGCAGTTTTTCCGCGCCTTCGCGCGATTGAGCACAGAACCGAATTCGAACGAACGACCCTGTCGAGCGGTCTTTCCCAATTCGACGGCCTTCTCGGTGGGGGCGTGGAGCGTGGATCAAGCACTCTCCTCATCGGCCCTGCTGGAACCGGAAAGAGCCTGTTTGCTCTGCAGTTCGTCAACGCCGCAGTCGAGCGTGGGGAAAAGGCTGCGGTCTTCATTTTCGATGAGGAACTTGGTCTCCTTTACGCACGCACCAGATCAATGGGTATCGACTTGGAGAAGCTGCAGGCAGATGGGCACGTCCACATCGAGCAACTCGATGCCGCCGAACTATCACCGGGGGAATTTGCACAGCGTGTGCGCGACCGGGTATCAACTTTCGATGCCAAGACAGTGGTGATCGACAGCATCAATGGCTACCAGGCTTCCATGCCGGAAGAGAATGCTCTCATCTTGCACATGCACGAACTGCTACAGTACCTCAACAGGCAGGGAGCCAACACATTCCTGACGGTCGCCCAGCATGGCCTCGTCGGGGACATGAAATCGCCCGTCGATGTCACTTATCTGGCAGATAGCGTCATCCTTCTGAGATATTTCGAGGCGCTCGGAAAAGTGCGTCGCGCCGTATCAGTGATCAAGAAGCGCACAGGCCCTCACGAAGACACGATCCGTGAGTTCAGAATATCCGGCAACGGACTGACCCTCGGAGAACCACTTTCCGACTTCCAGGGCATCCTTCGCGGCGTTCCAAACTTTGTCGGCGATCAACACCCGCTTCTTCCTCTCAACGGGGAGGGTAGCAAGAATTCCTAA